The region CGACACCACCCTGCGCACCGCCCTCGCCGACCCAGACGCCCACTCCGGCTTCGCCCCAACCGCCCGCCGGACGACAGCCCTGCACCTCGCCGTCCTCAAGGCGATGGCCGAACACGACCTCCATCACCTGATCATCTATTTCCAGCAGATCGCCGATGCCACGGACTTCGCCCGCCAGTTCCCCCACACCCTGCGCACCCTCACCCGCGAGCAGCGCCCGGACTGGGCCGAGGACCTGGTCGTGCAGTCGATCAACGGCACCCACACCCCGGGCCAGCGCCACGACATCCTGACCGACTTCGCCGACGCCGACCGTGCCGTCCTCACCAACGCCCAGGTCCTGGGGGAGGGCATCGACCTGCCATCTGTGGATGGAGTGGTATTCGCCGACCGTACCGCCAGCGTCCGCCGGATCGTCCAGGCCCTGGGCCGCGCACTGCGCAAACCCCCCACCCTCGAGACCAAGACAGCCAGCCTCATCATCCCTGCCTACATCCCACCCCGCGCCGACCCCACCGACCTGCTCGCCACCCCCTACGAAGCCTTGTGGCTGGTCACCGCAGCCCTCAGACACCACGACCAGACCATCGCCGCCCGCGCACCCCGCAAAAACCCCAACCAGCGCCTCGAACGCGACACCCACACTCTGATCGCCCGCCGCTTCCGCTTCGACTTCACCCTCGATCCCAACACCATCGCTCAAGCCATGGACCTCCTCTCCTGGCCCGCCGACGGAACCACCCTCTCCGCCCCGCGGAGAGCCGGCCTGGCCGCCGCCACCCGCTTCTACACCGAACACCAGCACCTGCGCGTCCCCGCAGACTACGAGGACGCCTACGGCTACCACCTGGGCACCTTCATCACCGGCCAACGCACAGCCCACCAGCAAGGAACCCTCACCCCAGAGTGGATCGCTGAACTCGACGCACTCGGCATGATCTGGGACGACCACGAAGCCACCTGGCAAGGCCACCTCACCACCGTCACCGCCTACCAGACAGAGCACGGTCACCTCGCCATCCCCGCCCACCAACCCGGCGGCCAGTTCCTCGTCGACCAACGCGCCCTGGCCCGAAAAAACCGCCTTGCCCCCGAACGCGACGCCGAGCTCACCGCCCTCGACCCCGACTGGACCCTTCCGTACGGCCCCGATTGGCACCGCAAGTACCACCTCCTCAAACGCCACCTCGAAGCCGGCCACGACCCCGCAACACTGCGCCGCGACACCGTGATTGAGGGAGTGAAGGCCGGGAGCTGGCTGCACCGTCAGCACACCTCCTGGGACCAACTGGCCCCTGGACAACGAGATCTCCTCACCCGCCTCAAGCTGACCCCCAACCAAACCCCGCTTCCCGCAGGGATGATGATCGGCACGGTGTCGAAGCGGACTCGCCGTACCTTCCAGCAGACCGCGGAGATCCTCCGGCTGTTCGTGGAACGCTGGGGCCGCCCGCCCGGCGCTCGGGAATGGATCGAAGCCGACGGCGACCGGATCATGATCGGCCCGTGGCTCTGCAAGGTCCGAACCAAACAGACCACCGGCCAACTCACCCAAAAACAAGATCAGTTGATGGAAGAGATCCTTCAAGGCGACTGGCGCGACACCGTCCCGGCAGCTACGGAAAAGGGGGACACCCACATCTCGAATCTTCCATAGTTTTCCGCTTCTATGGAAGCAGCAGAAAGGCACATGGAGCCAGTAACTCAGGAACCCCGGCAGGCCGAAACGATCCTGACGTTGAGTCGACTCCTACCTGATTCAGCGCCACGGGGAGGACTTCACTCTGGCCAGTCCAAAGGTGACCGCGGAGCGGGAACCTTTCCAACCACCCTAGCCATAAACAGAGTTGCAGGAAATTAACCAGGCTAAGTGCTCGGATTGGTCCTGGACACTCTTCTTCTACGCTGCGAGTACGTGGTCGTTACGGAACCGCTGTCGCGTCTCGTGGGGTGTGAGGTACCCGAAGAGAGGGTGCTTGCGGAGGCGGCGCCGGTTGTAGAAGGTCTCGATGAAGGCGAAGGCCTCGGCGCGGGCGGTGGCCCGGTCGGGCCAGAGCCGGATGCCGATCTCTTCCTTGAGTACGGCCCAGAAGCTCTCGGCTGCGGCGTTGTCAAAGCATGAGCCGGTCCGGCCGGTGCTTTGCCGAAGTCCCAACCTGCTTATCTCGGCCCGGAATTCAGCCGAGGTGTATTCGCTACCGCGGTCGCTGTGCATGATGCGGCCGGGTTATGGGTCGCCCCGGCCGTGGGCCGTCCGCAGCGCGTCGACTACCAGGGAGGCGCGGTGGTGGTCGGCCATCGCGTAGCCGACCACCTCGCGCGTAGCCAGGTCCAGCCAGCAGGCCAGGTACAGCCAGCCCTCGCGGGTGGGCAGGTACGTGATGTCCCCGACCAGCCGGGTGCCTGGCCGGGTGGCGGTGAAATCATGCCCGATCAGGTCTGGGGCCGGCCGTGCCTGCCGGTCGGGGCGGGTCAGCGAGCGGCGTTTTCGGCGCGTGACACCGGTGATCCGGCGTTCGCGCATGATCCGCTCAACCCGCTTGCGGTTGATGGTCCGGCCCAGTCGCCGCAGCTCGGCGTGCACGCGCGGGACACCGTAGGCACCCTTCGAAGCGAGGTGGATCACTGTGATCTCGTGGGCCAGGGCCTCATCCGCGCGCTCGCGTTCCTGCCGCGCCTCCTCGGCCTCCAGCCAGGCATAAGGAGCGGGCCACAGCCAGGACACGGCACGGCACGGCACGGCAGGGCCACCGGATACGTGGCCTTCTCCGCAGCGATGAACCGGCAGACCTCGTTCACCGGTCGCTGTCCTGGGCGAAGAAGGCCGCAGCTTTTTTCAGGATCTCGATCGTCTTCTGCTGCTCGACATTCTGCCTGCGCAACTGCTTGAGCTCTTCGCGCTCGGCGCTGGTCAGCTCACCCGCCCCGCTCTCACCACGGTCGATCCGGTCACGCTTGACCCAGCCGCGCAGGCTCTCAGGGCTCACCCCAGATCCCGCGCGACCTCCGTGATCGTCTTGCTGGAGGAACGGGCCAACGCGATCGCGTCCCGCTTGAACTCCTCCGAATACCGCTTCGAGTACTGACTACCCACCTGGCACTACTTCCTCCGGAACCTCATGTTCCAGTCTCCAGGTGTCCAGTCACCAGGGGAAGCTTCACCCCACCCCGGCCTCTCACAGGGCCTGCTTGCCTGAGGCTCATCGTGGTGCCCGCCGGCGTTCGGGCCATCGGCCTGTCCTCCGGAACTCCTTGATCTTGGTGTTGGGGTAGGAGCGATGCATTCGGCGGTGAGCACCAGGGGCAGGGCTACTCGGTGCGTGTCACCGCCTCGCTCGCGCTCCACCATGCCGCTTTGGAGCAGTGCATCCCCTCGCCGACGACAGCTCCACCCCGGCCGGGCGCAAGGCGCACCGCACATACTCCGACCGGATCGCCGCGGCATCACCCTGAAGGGCGGACTGCTGCTGTCCCAAGGGCTGCCCCCGGGTGTCTGAATCGGGGCAGGGCGCCGCGGGTGAGGGCAGGGGTCAGCCGCGGATGATCTGGGCAGTGGTGACGGCGCCGTACTCAAGGCCCCAGTTGGTATGAATCTTGCCGTACTCGCCGCTTTCGGCGCCGAGGGTCACCAGGTGCAGCACTGAGCGCGTTTCCAACAGCTGGCCCCGGGACGGGGCGTCGGCACGGCGAGCATTCTCACAAGGGGCCCCGGCACGACTGGGCGGAATCCGGGGCCTACTTGCTGCTGTCCGGCTTTGGGTCTTCGAACTTCGAGGAGGCATAGAACCGGACG is a window of Streptomyces violaceusniger Tu 4113 DNA encoding:
- a CDS encoding DEAD/DEAH box helicase yields the protein MSSSPEPVAEASATPTRARPIRLTLRPDQQQAVDSAARHLARPHTRGHTVSACGTGKTVTALRTAEALTVQHLLIAVPSLDLIAQWAQAARRDGRREPMIAVSSLRADKHPLLAGAAVTSTNSGERLASWLARHEHATVFVTLDSLPKIEQSQHTRAPAPVFDLLIVDEAHRTAGSWDKEWTALHDNTRIPADRRLYLTATPYEWEPPRLTEAPTSRPVPKRTAATAPEWDAPSLVASMADIKTFGPRLHTYSHAQAIEDGVLADYQLVVPTITDTTLRTALADPDAHSGFAPTARRTTALHLAVLKAMAEHDLHHLIIYFQQIADATDFARQFPHTLRTLTREQRPDWAEDLVVQSINGTHTPGQRHDILTDFADADRAVLTNAQVLGEGIDLPSVDGVVFADRTASVRRIVQALGRALRKPPTLETKTASLIIPAYIPPRADPTDLLATPYEALWLVTAALRHHDQTIAARAPRKNPNQRLERDTHTLIARRFRFDFTLDPNTIAQAMDLLSWPADGTTLSAPRRAGLAAATRFYTEHQHLRVPADYEDAYGYHLGTFITGQRTAHQQGTLTPEWIAELDALGMIWDDHEATWQGHLTTVTAYQTEHGHLAIPAHQPGGQFLVDQRALARKNRLAPERDAELTALDPDWTLPYGPDWHRKYHLLKRHLEAGHDPATLRRDTVIEGVKAGSWLHRQHTSWDQLAPGQRDLLTRLKLTPNQTPLPAGMMIGTVSKRTRRTFQQTAEILRLFVERWGRPPGAREWIEADGDRIMIGPWLCKVRTKQTTGQLTQKQDQLMEEILQGDWRDTVPAATEKGDTHISNLP
- a CDS encoding IS3 family transposase; this translates as MSWLWPAPYAWLEAEEARQERERADEALAHEITVIHLASKGAYGVPRVHAELRRLGRTINRKRVERIMRERRITGVTRRKRRSLTRPDRQARPAPDLIGHDFTATRPGTRLVGDITYLPTREGWLYLACWLDLATREVVGYAMADHHRASLVVDALRTAHGRGDP
- a CDS encoding transposase yields the protein MGSQYSKRYSEEFKRDAIALARSSSKTITEVARDLG
- a CDS encoding integrase core domain-containing protein — protein: MGLRQSTGRTGSCFDNAAAESFWAVLKEEIGIRLWPDRATARAEAFAFIETFYNRRRLRKHPLFGYLTPHETRQRFRNDHVLAA